The proteins below come from a single Cervus canadensis isolate Bull #8, Minnesota chromosome 2, ASM1932006v1, whole genome shotgun sequence genomic window:
- the P3R3URF gene encoding PIK3R3 upstream open reading frame protein, with product MGPSQLVRAPRPGGLSSPYRRPGVGWPRPRFPKMFKCSRRRYRQKRQGPAGATVTTNLATVATDINDTQTATTRVLILPPQVLRHLCQPGSFLIL from the exons ATGGGGCCTTCTCAGCTTGTCCGTGCCCCTCGGCCTGGGGGCTTAAGTTCCCCCTACCGTAGGCCAGGTGTGGGTTGGCCTCGGCCCCGCTTTCCCAAGATGTTCAAGTGTAGCCGCAGAAGGTACCGGCAGAAACGGCAAGGCCCAGCTGGCGCCACTGTAACCACCAATCTTGCCACTGTGGCCACGGATATCAACGACACCCAAACTGCCACCACCAGGGTGTTGATCCTTCCACCGCAAG tTCTCAGACACCTCTGTCAACCTGGCAGCTTTCTGATCCTCTAG